The genome window CGCGTCTAACGCGGACAAGGAGAATTGGATCGCCGAGGAATACATTCCCGGTTTCGAAATCACGGTCTGCGGGTTGGTCCAAAAAGGAAATTTCTTTCCAGCGTCGATCTCCCACAAGGACGTAACATCATATCCTCCTTATTTAGAAATCGCTCATACTCTTCCGTTTTTACGCACCGAATTGATCGGAGAAATCCTGCTCAACTGCCGCGCGCTCATCGCGGCGACCGGAATGAACGACTGCCCGTTCGTGGCGGAATTCAGAATCACTCCTCAAGGAGAAATCTATCTGATCGAGGCGGTTCCCGAAGTGGGCGGAGAATTTTTGGCGGATTCTCTCATCCCCAATTATTTCGGATCGGCCTACTTTGACAACTTGGTGAAACTTCTGGTCGGCGAACCGATTCGTCCGTTCGAGAATTATACGGGAGTTCCCAAAAAATACGCGGGAATCTTTTTCTCCACTCCTCCCGAAGGAAAATCCAAACTTGCGGGACATGGCGAATTCGCTCCAGCGGGAAAAGAAAAACTTCTTTTTGATCGTAAACTGAAAGAGGAAGGCGATATTCTCAAAACCTCCGAAGGAAACGAAGTTCGCACCCGCACGGTCGGACTCGTCGGTCCCGAACAAAACGAACAGACTTTGGAAGAATGGAAGAAGTCCGTTCTTCAAAGACTGGAAGGTAAATTTGAATCCTTCTGAATCTTCCTCCCAATCCGCTTGGAACACGCATTATACCCGGAACAAATCCAGACTCGGTTATCCGGATGAGAATCTGGTGCGTATGTTGTCCAAGATCGTATCGACGCAAACGGAATCTTCGGAACAGCGAAAGGCGCTCGACTTCGGAGCCGGTTCGGGAAGACACTGCGTTTTGTTAAACGAATTCGGTTATCAAGTCTACGCCACGGATTATACGGAGAATTCGGTCAAAACGATCTCGCAGGAATATCCGTTCGTCAAAGCGTCGATCCACGAACACCCTCCTCTTTCGTATGAAGACGGTTTTTTCGACGTGATCGTAAGCTGGGGAGTTCTTCACTACAACTCCGTCGAACTCGCAAGGGAAATCCTGAAGGAGAAAAAAAGGATTCTCAAACCCGGAGGATTTCTCGCGGGTTCGGTGCGGGCCGTCGGCGACACGCATCTACAGGCGCAGGGAACCGTGATTCAAACCCCGGATTTAAAAGGCGCCTATTCCCGTTTTTATACATTAGAAGAATTGAAAGAGGATTTGAAAGGATTCTCCCGAACGGATTTCGGTTATACGGAGCGGACGCCTTTGGGAAAACTCGAAGAAAGGATCTGTCATTGGATTTTTCTGGCCAAACTATAGACGAAACCTGCCCCTGCTGTCAAAAAAAAGATTGGAAATTTCTATACCATTCTTCCTTTCAAAATTATAATATTCCAATATACCTCTGCTCTACCTGCGGGCTTCAGACCCAGTATCCGAGACCGGAACCCTCTTCGCTTTATACGGAGGAATATTATTCCGGCGGCGCCGATTTTTCCTATCGCGATGAACGGCAAACCGAAACTTACGATCGATACGTTTGGAAGGCGCGTCTTTCCAACATCCGCAAGTTCAAACGAACGGGAGAATTTTTGGACATAGGATGTTCCTTCGGCGGATTTTTAAACTGCGCGAAAGAAGCGGGCTTCGGCGTAACAGGCGTGGAAATCTCCTCGTATTCCGCGGATGTCGCAAGATCTCGGGGATTCAAAATATACACGGGAGAATTTTTAGACGCGGATTTACCCGAAGCGTATTTCGATGTGGTGACTCTCGTGGAAGTCATCGAACATCTTTCCGAACCGGAGAAGGTTTTTGAAAAACTGGGTCGGATCTTAAAACCCGGTGGACTTCTTCTTCTGCAAACCGCAAACTTCGAAGGCTGGCAAGCGATCGACGCGGGGCCGAACTATCACTATTATCTTCCGGGACATTTTTATTATTATTCGGAATCGAATTTGAAAAAAATTCTTGATCGCTCGGGTTTTACGAATCATATCACGTATCCCGGAGTCGATTTTTCGCTCCTTGCAAAATTGCTCAAGTCCAGAGGAAGTTTTCGTTCCTGGAAAGAATACTGGAAATGGATTCGAATTTCGATCTATCATTGGAAGAGCAAACTCAAAAAAAAAGGCAGACCCTTGACCTCGTCCATGGTTCTGTACAGCTTCAAGGCGGAATGAACGATGCAGCATCTTTTAAAACCGGGTTGGCTTACCGATTCGGATCGAATTCCCGAAAAAGGTTTTTTAAGAATTTTCGTACTTTCGATCCGGATCATCGTCGGTTCCGCCTATCGTTTCATCAAAGACGATTGTTTGATGCAGGCCTCCGGAATTTCCTACACTACGATCGTTTCCTTGATTCCGATGTTGACCGTCGCTCTTTCCCTGATCACGATCACTTCCGGTCTGGAAAATCGTAAGGAAGAAATTTTCGATACGATCAACACGTTCATACTTCAGAGCAATATCAACGTGGACATCAACACGTATCTCGAAACGATCGGCGACTTGATCGACACCGCGACTCAGATCGGAGCCATCGGTTTCGTGATCTTGGTTTTTTCGGCGACCGCAGTTTTGCGTTCTTTGGAGAATGCGTTCAACGGAATCTGGAGAATCAGCTCCAACCGTTCCCTCTTTCAAAAACTAGTGTTCTACTTTTTCGTATTGGCCATCGGCCCTCTTCTTTTCGTGATCGGAGAAGGAGTCGCCGAAAAGACGATCGATTTTTTCAGACCGCCCCACTACTTCTCCATGGAAAAAGATCCTCTCGGAAAAATTTGGGTAAGCGGGGAAAACGGAACCCTTTTCCGCATGGATTCCAATCTCAAAAAAGAATATTCCATCCGGGAAGACGAGATCGATTTCGAAAACATGAAATGTCTCGATAACCTCGGAGGCCGCCTGGACTTCTGTAAAAAACCGGACATAGGAAGTTCCGATTTTATCCGGATTCGAATCCGAGAGGGTTTGATCTACGCACTCTCCCGCAGAGGCGCGCTTTTGATCAAACCGATCGAATCCTCCGTCTGGACTTTGACGTCATTCGAAGGCGTCGAACTCAAGGACATCGAAATCGTCAATCTAAATAACATTTTCATTGTATTCAAAAACGGTGAAGTTCTTCATTACATTCCCGAAGGAATTTCCTTCAAACCGATCTTTAAGGATCGTCTCAAAATGAACGCGTCCAAAGTGTATTTTCCGGACGCACTGAACGGATATATCGCCGACGAATCGGGAACGGTTTGGACGAGCAACGACGGCGGATTCAACTTCTATCCGAACCGTCTAACTCATTTAGCGTTTCATGATATTCATCGTGCGGACAACGGAGAGATTTTTCTCGCCGGCGAACGCGGGGTCATCTACCGTTCGAGGGACGGCGGAAATAGTTGGATCGAACTCAGCCACAAACGATACAACTTCATCCGAATCTGGTCCTTTACCGGAACCGACGCGATGGAACTCTTTCTCATGGACAGCCTCGGTCATATCCTGATTTCCACGGACGGAGGAGATCATTGGAATCCGTTTTATACTCCGATGAACGGAAAACTTTGGGCCAATCTTTTGTTGGAACGGAAAGAAAACGGAAAGATCCGAATGCTCAATATCGGAGAATACAAAACGATCAGCATCACCGAATCCAAGGATCAGAAGTTTTCCACTACGACGATCACCGGCGGGGACAGCGTCTTTTCGATTTATTCTTTCTTGAGAATTCTTTTTCCTCTCTCCGGAATCTGGCTTTTTTTCCTCAGCCTTTATTCCTTGATTCCGAACACGAAGGTTCCGCTGAAAGCGTCGGCGGCGGGAGCGGCGGTTACGGGCGTCATATTCCTCGTGTTCCTCTGGGGATTTCACGTGTATCTTTCCTCGTTCAGCGAAACGACGATGATCATCTACAAGGCGTTAGCCGCCGTTCCTATTTTTCTTTTGGGAGTATATTCGCTTTCTCTAATCGTCTTATTCGGAGCGGAGATCACGGCGTCCTTGCAGTTCCGCGAACGTTATCTCGCGCCGCTTCAATCCTCGGACGAGATTCACACTTCTTCCAGCAACGAGTTCCGCAAATTGATTCTGACCTTGAAGTCCGCGTATAAAATCCAAAAAGAAAAGAAGATTCCCTCTTCTCCCTTCGAGCTTTCGCAGATTTCCCGCTTAAAAGAAGAGGAGATTCCCGTGTTGACCAAAAAACTCTGCGAACTGGAATTTCTTTCCGAGACGAGGAAGAACGAATTCGTTCCGATCATCGCTCCGAGCGATTTAAGCATCGGCGACGTTTACAGAAAGATTCCGGAACCTCTTCTGACGGGCGATAAGGAACTCAAGCTCTTTCCGGGAAACATCGGTTCCAAGGTCGAAAAGACGGAAGAAAAACTCCAAAACGATTTGGACGGAATCAAGTTTGCGGATTTGATCGATTGAGTCGTGGGAACTGCTACGATTTACGATCGAGCCTAAAGGAGGTTCGGCGTTGAAATTGTGGGAACTCCTGCTTTAAGCTTTGCGGTCGGTTCTGGTTCCGGCGTTGACCGGAGGAAGGTTGGAGGAAAGAGATTGATAAATCTGTTCCGCAAGACCCAAAGAAGAATTCGCCGAAAGGTTTTTGGAATATTCGTCGTAGAGCATATCTTCGAAAATCTCTTCCGCGTGACCGCCGTCGATCAAGCCAGACTTGGACACGGTCTTTTTCATTTCGCTTAACATCATCTTGACGAAGATCGATTCGAATTCCACGGAAGCGGAATACAGTTTTTTGCGATACGGATCGGCCGCGGTTTCTTCCTTGATGTTGTGAGGCATTCGGACTTCGGAAGAGCTGATTTTACCGGAAAGTTTCTCGTTGAATTCTTCCCGAAGTTGTTCCGGAAAGGTAACGTTCCGTTTTTCCTGATTGGATTTTTCGATGTTGATCAGACTTCTTACTTCCGGCTTTTCCACCAGATTCAGCTTATTCGTATAATCTTGAACGGAATCGATTCTCATTGTATTTCCAGCTCCGCGTGTAACGCGCCCGATTTTTTCAACGCTTCCAAAATGGCTATGATGTCTCGCGTGGACGCGCCCACTTTATTCAGCGCTTCGACCACGTCTCCTACGCTTGTGGATTCCTCGATCACAAAGGAACTTTTGACCGGCTCCTGTTCTTTTCCGAGCCAGTTGCGTCTTCTGTTTTTATCGGTGACCGAAAGATTCAAACCGGAACGGGAAACGGCGACTTCTTCGATCGTGATGTTTCCTCCCATCACGATGACGCCCGTTCTTTCGTTGATGACCACCTTCGGTTTCACCTGAGTTTCCACGGTGAGATTTTCGATGTCGCTTAATAAAGTTAAGAATGCGTCCGACTTGTTCTCGAACGTTTTTCCGAGGACGATATTGATCTCCGAAGGAGAAACCGGAACGACAGACTCCGGTCCGATTCCGTGTTTTCCGGGAAGAATCGAACGAATCTGAGAGATCACCGCATTGAGAGTGGTAAAGTCCTGATTATCGAGTTGGATTTGCACCCGTTCCGACGCGTAAAAATTCTGATCCAATTCCTGTTCTACGATCGCGCCTCCGTGAACCACACCCACCGTCTTTTTATTTCCGCGAGCGCCGCTTCCCCGTTCCTGTTCTTGTCTTCCGCCGAATGAAATCACGCCCGAAGCGACCGCGAACGTCTTGTCGCCCGCGGTTTTCAAAGGAGATTGTAAAAGAACTCCTCCTTCGAGGGACTTTGCGTCTCCGATCGACGAAACGACCACGTTCAACTTGTCGCCTTTGCGGGCGTAGGTGGGAATCGTAGCGGTGATCAAAACCGAAGCGATGTTTCTCGTTTGATCGGGTTTGAGATTCGCTTCGACTCCAAGATTTTTTAAATAGTTTTTCATACTCTCCGAAGTGAACGGCGTTTTACTGTCCCCCGTTCCCGGAAGACCGACCACGATTCCGTAACCGGTGATTTGGTTTTCGCGGATTCCTTCGATGCGCGCGATGTCTTTGAGGCGCAGTTCGGCGGCGTTCAAAGAAACGGAAAAAATTCCGATCAATCCGACTAGGACGGAAATCGACGTAAAACGCACATAAAACGAAACCGCGTAAAACGGAAAAACGCGCGATAAAAACCCGCGAACGCGCTCGGAGAATAAAGACATACAAAAAATAGAATATTCTGATTTCATTGTGATTCTCCCAGAAGCCGGTTCAACTGATTCAGAATCAGCCTTTGTTTTTCCTCTTCGGAAAGTTCCGCCTTGACAGTCACTGAGCCGTCCGGGTTGGTCACGGATTTCAAGGCGATCGGAGGATTTACCTGTTGACGGTTGATTCTCCCGTTAAAATTGACCTGGAGATTGGCGATCTTATCCGCGTTGATGGAGGAATCCTTTTCCACGAATTCGGGGGAGACCGTTCCTGAAAGGGCGAGGCTGTTCTCTTCTCCGTTGATCACGTTCACCTTTTGTCCTTGGATCGTCAAAAGCCCGGTGTTCGGATCGATCGCGGTTACTAGCGCGGTGAGATTTCCCTTCACCTTTCCGAGTGACTTGATCTTTCCCTTATTTTTGCGGGTAATCGTACGATCGTTGTTATACGAAGGCATATCTGGGATGATCTTTTTATCGGGCATAGATTTGAGAGTGATCGTTTCGTCCGCGTTGGATTCGAGTTCGAACTCCGCCTGCAGGCCGTTCGTGATTCTCACATAAAGAGGGGAACCGACCTTGATGTTTTGACGGACCGAATACGGATTCTTATCCGTCCAAAGAGAAACGTCCTGAGCTTTGAGACCGGAACCGCTTCCCGTAAAAATCAATAAGATCAAAAGAATACTTAAAAGAACCGCGCCGAAAATTCCGGGGATCAATTCTACGATCATCTTAGAAAGGGAATTCAGCTTCATTCCGTCACCACCGTATTCTTATCCACGACCTTCGCTTTCATCTGTCCTTCTCTCGAATGAGTCGTCACTTGAACGTCTTCTCCGATATTTCCCGAACTCAAAGCCTTTACTTTCGTTTTCAGGACGAGACTTCCTTTGTGATAGATCATCAGAATTTCCCCTCCTCTTTGAACGTCCTGGATTTTGCGAACGTGTTTTTTACGGAAGATTTCCCCCTCGTTCATGTCTTTGAGAAGAGTAGAACCGAGGAGCTCCGGTCCTGGAGAATCCAAAATTTCTTCGGGAGCAAGAACCGCTTCTTCCTGAAAATCATCTTCGGTGATTTTGATTCCCTTGTTCAAAGGACGTTTCGCCTTGAGAACTTTGACGTTTTGTTCCACTTGAAAGCGGATTCTCAGACTATGAACCTTTTTGCCTTGAAAGAAAATTTCAAGAGAGGCCATCAGTTGCCCCGGATGCAGACGGGAGGAAAGGTTGGCCCAGCGCAGCTCCACTCCCTCGGAGGGAACCTTGGTTTCGCCGGAAATAAACGTTAGACGAAATCCTTCGTTCGGATGCTTTTTGCGGATTTCCTCACTCAAGGATTCCGTGATTTCGTTCGGTTCGAGAGAGTGATTGAGGGGAAGAACCAGGGTTTCCTTTCCGGTTACGTTCGGTTCCAGATCCCCGTAGACGTTCAGTATTTCTTTCGAACCGATGTAGATCGGACGTTTTAAATTCTTTACGAGAACCCGATCCTCGAATCCGTCCGGAATTCGCGCTACGGAAGAAAGAAGGACCGCTTCTCCATCCACGATCGCGCGGCCTTTGAGATAAATTCCGGAAACTCCTCTTCCCAAAAGAGGGTTGGCTGCAAGCAGGAGAAGAAACAAAGTCCGAAATACGTTCATAAGAAATTTATAAAATTCTTATCTCTTCAGGGAAATGGCAGTGGACAACATGTTGTCCGAGGTCTGAATCGCCTTGGAGTTGGATTCGTACGCCCTTTGCGCCACGAT of Leptospira sanjuanensis contains these proteins:
- a CDS encoding ATP-grasp domain-containing protein, which encodes MKQKGHFLSIGAGTNQVPLISAAIRLGYSVIAVDQNDRAPGLGMSSLRIMESVTEYRKILKTVSEIPLHGRILGVGTRSYGKATYTASYIAEKLKLRYASLNCVEICSDKNLLKETAARVGILVPENYDIHSNLSKNQFPFVYKPVRGNSKEGIRTFHEPEEWETFLKSKKKSPKSKTAPSKKKTSASNADKENWIAEEYIPGFEITVCGLVQKGNFFPASISHKDVTSYPPYLEIAHTLPFLRTELIGEILLNCRALIAATGMNDCPFVAEFRITPQGEIYLIEAVPEVGGEFLADSLIPNYFGSAYFDNLVKLLVGEPIRPFENYTGVPKKYAGIFFSTPPEGKSKLAGHGEFAPAGKEKLLFDRKLKEEGDILKTSEGNEVRTRTVGLVGPEQNEQTLEEWKKSVLQRLEGKFESF
- a CDS encoding class I SAM-dependent methyltransferase; this encodes MNPSESSSQSAWNTHYTRNKSRLGYPDENLVRMLSKIVSTQTESSEQRKALDFGAGSGRHCVLLNEFGYQVYATDYTENSVKTISQEYPFVKASIHEHPPLSYEDGFFDVIVSWGVLHYNSVELAREILKEKKRILKPGGFLAGSVRAVGDTHLQAQGTVIQTPDLKGAYSRFYTLEELKEDLKGFSRTDFGYTERTPLGKLEERICHWIFLAKL
- a CDS encoding class I SAM-dependent methyltransferase codes for the protein MDFSGQTIDETCPCCQKKDWKFLYHSSFQNYNIPIYLCSTCGLQTQYPRPEPSSLYTEEYYSGGADFSYRDERQTETYDRYVWKARLSNIRKFKRTGEFLDIGCSFGGFLNCAKEAGFGVTGVEISSYSADVARSRGFKIYTGEFLDADLPEAYFDVVTLVEVIEHLSEPEKVFEKLGRILKPGGLLLLQTANFEGWQAIDAGPNYHYYLPGHFYYYSESNLKKILDRSGFTNHITYPGVDFSLLAKLLKSRGSFRSWKEYWKWIRISIYHWKSKLKKKGRPLTSSMVLYSFKAE
- a CDS encoding YhjD/YihY/BrkB family envelope integrity protein, with amino-acid sequence MQHLLKPGWLTDSDRIPEKGFLRIFVLSIRIIVGSAYRFIKDDCLMQASGISYTTIVSLIPMLTVALSLITITSGLENRKEEIFDTINTFILQSNINVDINTYLETIGDLIDTATQIGAIGFVILVFSATAVLRSLENAFNGIWRISSNRSLFQKLVFYFFVLAIGPLLFVIGEGVAEKTIDFFRPPHYFSMEKDPLGKIWVSGENGTLFRMDSNLKKEYSIREDEIDFENMKCLDNLGGRLDFCKKPDIGSSDFIRIRIREGLIYALSRRGALLIKPIESSVWTLTSFEGVELKDIEIVNLNNIFIVFKNGEVLHYIPEGISFKPIFKDRLKMNASKVYFPDALNGYIADESGTVWTSNDGGFNFYPNRLTHLAFHDIHRADNGEIFLAGERGVIYRSRDGGNSWIELSHKRYNFIRIWSFTGTDAMELFLMDSLGHILISTDGGDHWNPFYTPMNGKLWANLLLERKENGKIRMLNIGEYKTISITESKDQKFSTTTITGGDSVFSIYSFLRILFPLSGIWLFFLSLYSLIPNTKVPLKASAAGAAVTGVIFLVFLWGFHVYLSSFSETTMIIYKALAAVPIFLLGVYSLSLIVLFGAEITASLQFRERYLAPLQSSDEIHTSSSNEFRKLILTLKSAYKIQKEKKIPSSPFELSQISRLKEEEIPVLTKKLCELEFLSETRKNEFVPIIAPSDLSIGDVYRKIPEPLLTGDKELKLFPGNIGSKVEKTEEKLQNDLDGIKFADLID
- a CDS encoding rod-binding protein, giving the protein MRIDSVQDYTNKLNLVEKPEVRSLINIEKSNQEKRNVTFPEQLREEFNEKLSGKISSSEVRMPHNIKEETAADPYRKKLYSASVEFESIFVKMMLSEMKKTVSKSGLIDGGHAEEIFEDMLYDEYSKNLSANSSLGLAEQIYQSLSSNLPPVNAGTRTDRKA
- a CDS encoding flagellar basal body P-ring protein FlgI, which produces MKSEYSIFCMSLFSERVRGFLSRVFPFYAVSFYVRFTSISVLVGLIGIFSVSLNAAELRLKDIARIEGIRENQITGYGIVVGLPGTGDSKTPFTSESMKNYLKNLGVEANLKPDQTRNIASVLITATIPTYARKGDKLNVVVSSIGDAKSLEGGVLLQSPLKTAGDKTFAVASGVISFGGRQEQERGSGARGNKKTVGVVHGGAIVEQELDQNFYASERVQIQLDNQDFTTLNAVISQIRSILPGKHGIGPESVVPVSPSEINIVLGKTFENKSDAFLTLLSDIENLTVETQVKPKVVINERTGVIVMGGNITIEEVAVSRSGLNLSVTDKNRRRNWLGKEQEPVKSSFVIEESTSVGDVVEALNKVGASTRDIIAILEALKKSGALHAELEIQ
- a CDS encoding flagellar basal body L-ring protein FlgH — translated: MKLNSLSKMIVELIPGIFGAVLLSILLILLIFTGSGSGLKAQDVSLWTDKNPYSVRQNIKVGSPLYVRITNGLQAEFELESNADETITLKSMPDKKIIPDMPSYNNDRTITRKNKGKIKSLGKVKGNLTALVTAIDPNTGLLTIQGQKVNVINGEENSLALSGTVSPEFVEKDSSINADKIANLQVNFNGRINRQQVNPPIALKSVTNPDGSVTVKAELSEEEKQRLILNQLNRLLGESQ
- the flgA gene encoding flagellar basal body P-ring formation chaperone FlgA — its product is MNVFRTLFLLLLAANPLLGRGVSGIYLKGRAIVDGEAVLLSSVARIPDGFEDRVLVKNLKRPIYIGSKEILNVYGDLEPNVTGKETLVLPLNHSLEPNEITESLSEEIRKKHPNEGFRLTFISGETKVPSEGVELRWANLSSRLHPGQLMASLEIFFQGKKVHSLRIRFQVEQNVKVLKAKRPLNKGIKITEDDFQEEAVLAPEEILDSPGPELLGSTLLKDMNEGEIFRKKHVRKIQDVQRGGEILMIYHKGSLVLKTKVKALSSGNIGEDVQVTTHSREGQMKAKVVDKNTVVTE